A single window of Toxotes jaculatrix isolate fToxJac2 chromosome 4, fToxJac2.pri, whole genome shotgun sequence DNA harbors:
- the trim25 gene encoding E3 ubiquitin/ISG15 ligase TRIM25 isoform X2 has translation MAEIDETQFSLMSLEDELTCSICLSTFDCPVTIPCGHNFCQDCLLATWKDTYSCPQCRTHFATKPELKKNTVLSTVVQTFNLRSSKSEGNLFGEEKKAEEKDVIRCDTCMEAEASQTCLTCMASFCEEHLRPHRENPIFRVHQLSEPVGDLSERICPDHHKLMELFCSQHGRPICSLCLQNVHKGCSFTSPEEQRTQKETDLRVKLGLLDGKIRKNEAVICQMQDMQNKLKDSATNRKKAVAAEYHQMREMLLRQERDALNAVDREMESGQTKLRVFMKKLTENVNNMSKAKEDIHSLLSQSQTLAFLQASVNLPPAVNFDPYAPRISVDSKTVIATHASAAALKDYLAELFKQPVEARLQMIKPGQSSASASGFTPLNTGPYQESGMFIFPAQKKSDKDFRKCDKRQLKNKMPFLFYIHISELKVPQEQQRLPRSHSPGPGAQPKAGPKKKAPKQTKKPSQSTEDVLGNENLTRLKEKLDKLKGCPPAGEPTHKPETSDLSPNVTSAEKRSELLKYGTVLTFDPKTAHKRIILTEDFTKASVSDEHADYPDCPERFAVCSQVLTSKGFSRGRHYWEVRLSSNNFVGIGLAYSSIDRKGPSSRLGRNNQSWCVEWFNVKLSAWHNSSETVLANPSPKRVGVLLDCEAGMATFYNVADRAYPFHSFVFPFAAAVYPAFWIFSSGSSISLCKLQA, from the exons ATGGCCGAAATAGACGAGACTCAGTTTTCTCTGATGAGTCTGGAGGATGAACTGACCTGCAGCATCTGTCTCAGTACCTTTGACTGTCCGGTGACCATCCCCTGCGGCCACAACTTCTGCCAGGACTGTCTCCTCGCCACCTGGAAGGACACCTacagctgtcctcagtgtcGGACCCACTTCGCCACCAAACCGGAACTGAAGAAAAACACGGTCCTCAGCACCGTCGTGCAGACCTTCAACTTGAGGTCAAGCAAGAGCGAGGGCAACCTGTtcggagaggagaaaaaagccGAGGAAAAGGATGTTATCCGCTGTGATACATGTATGGAAGCAGAGGCGTCTCAGACCTGCCTCACCTGCATGGCCTCTTTCTGTGAGGAGCACCTGCGGCCTCACCGGGAAAACCCAATTTTCCGTGTCCACCAGCTGAGTGAGCCCGTCGGTGACCTGTCGGAGCGCATCTGCCCGGATCACCACAAGCTGATGGAGCTCTTCTGCAGCCAGCACGGCCGTCCAATCTGCAGCCTCTGTCTCCAAAATGTCCACAAAGGCTGCTCCTTCACGTCTCCTGAGGAGCAGAGGACCCaaaaagag ACCGACCTGAGAGTCAAGTTAGGCTTGCTGGATGGGAAGATTAGGAAGAATGAAGCTGTTATTTGTCAAATGCAGGACATGCAGAACAAGTTGAAG GACTCAGCGACCAACAGGAAAAAAGCTGTGGCAGCTGAGTATCATCAGATGCGGGAAATGTTGCTTCGACAGGAGCGTGATGCTCTGAATGCAGTCGATCGAGAGATGGAGAGTGGTCAGACCAAACTCAGGGTTTTCATGAAGAAGCTAACTGAGAACGTTAATAACATGAGCAAAGCTAAAGAAGATATCCACAGTCTGCTGAGTCAGTCCCAAACGCTGGCCTTCCTACAG GCGTCAGTTAACCTGCCCCCAGCTGTAAACTTTGACCCTTATGCCCCTCGAATCAGCGTGGACTCCAAGACGGTCATAGCGACACACGCCTCTGCTGCTGCCCTAAAGGACTATCTGGCAGAGCTCTTTAAACAGCCTGTTGAGGCCAGACTGCAAATGATTAAACCAG GTCAAAGTTCAGCTTCTGCCTCAGGATTTACACCTTTGAACACTGGACCTTACCAGGAATCTGGTATGTTCATCTttcctgcacaaaaaaaaagtgacaaagattttagaaaatgtgacaaaagacagttaaagaataaaatgccctttcttttttatattcatatttcaGAGCTGAAAGTGCCTCAAGAGCAACAGAGACTTCCTAGGTCCCATAGTCCAGGTCCAGGTGCCCAACCCAAAGCAGGCCCAAAGAAGAAAGCTCCAA aacaaaccaaaaaaccTTCCCAATCCACTGAGGACGTTTTGGGAAATGAGAATCTAACCAGATTGAAGGAAAAACTGGACAAACTCAAAGgctgtcctcctgcaggtgaACCCACTCACAAACCAG AAACTTCAGACCTTTCCCCGAACGTAACATCTGCTGAAAAAAGAAGTGAACTTCTGAAAT ATGGCACAGTACTCACTTTTGATCCAAAGACAGCTCACAAACGCATCATACTGACTGAGGACTTCACAAAGGCCTCTGTGTCAGATGAGCACGCAGACTACCCCGACTGCCCTGAACGCTTCGCCGTCTGCTCCCAGGTGCTCACCTCCAAGGGTTTCTCCAGAGGACGCCATTACTGGGAAGTCCGACTGAGCAGCAACAACTTTGTCGGCATAGGCTTGGCTTACAGCAGCATTGACCGCAAAGGTCCCTCCAGTCGACTGGGCCGCAACAACCAGTCCTGGTGTGTCGAGTGGTTTAATGTCAAGCTGTCAGCTTGGCATAACAGCAGTGAAACCGTTCTGGCCAATCCCAGTCCAAAGCGCGTAGGTGTGCTGTTGGACTGTGAGGCGGGCATGGCTACGTTCTATAACGTGGCAGACAGGGCGTATCCCTTCCACTCCTTTGTGTTCccctttgctgctgctgtgtatcCAGCTTTCTGGATTTTCTCAAGTGGCTCATCCATTTCTTTGTGCAAGCTGCAGGCATGA
- the trim25 gene encoding E3 ubiquitin/ISG15 ligase TRIM25 isoform X3: MAEIDETQFSLMSLEDELTCSICLSTFDCPVTIPCGHNFCQDCLLATWKDTYSCPQCRTHFATKPELKKNTVLSTVVQTFNLRSSKSEGNLFGEEKKAEEKDVIRCDTCMEAEASQTCLTCMASFCEEHLRPHRENPIFRVHQLSEPVGDLSERICPDHHKLMELFCSQHGRPICSLCLQNVHKGCSFTSPEEQRTQKETDLRVKLGLLDGKIRKNEAVICQMQDMQNKLKDSATNRKKAVAAEYHQMREMLLRQERDALNAVDREMESGQTKLRVFMKKLTENVNNMSKAKEDIHSLLSQSQTLAFLQASVNLPPAVNFDPYAPRISVDSKTVIATHASAAALKDYLAELFKQPVEARLQMIKPGEYAGQSSASASGFTPLNTGPYQESGMFIFPAQKKSDKDFRKCDKRQLKNKMPFLFYIHISELKVPQEQQRLPRSHSPGPGAQPKAGPKKKAPKQTKKPSQSTEDVLGNENLTRLKEKLDKLKGCPPAETSDLSPNVTSAEKRSELLKYGTVLTFDPKTAHKRIILTEDFTKASVSDEHADYPDCPERFAVCSQVLTSKGFSRGRHYWEVRLSSNNFVGIGLAYSSIDRKGPSSRLGRNNQSWCVEWFNVKLSAWHNSSETVLANPSPKRVGVLLDCEAGMATFYNVADRAYPFHSFVFPFAAAVYPAFWIFSSGSSISLCKLQA; this comes from the exons ATGGCCGAAATAGACGAGACTCAGTTTTCTCTGATGAGTCTGGAGGATGAACTGACCTGCAGCATCTGTCTCAGTACCTTTGACTGTCCGGTGACCATCCCCTGCGGCCACAACTTCTGCCAGGACTGTCTCCTCGCCACCTGGAAGGACACCTacagctgtcctcagtgtcGGACCCACTTCGCCACCAAACCGGAACTGAAGAAAAACACGGTCCTCAGCACCGTCGTGCAGACCTTCAACTTGAGGTCAAGCAAGAGCGAGGGCAACCTGTtcggagaggagaaaaaagccGAGGAAAAGGATGTTATCCGCTGTGATACATGTATGGAAGCAGAGGCGTCTCAGACCTGCCTCACCTGCATGGCCTCTTTCTGTGAGGAGCACCTGCGGCCTCACCGGGAAAACCCAATTTTCCGTGTCCACCAGCTGAGTGAGCCCGTCGGTGACCTGTCGGAGCGCATCTGCCCGGATCACCACAAGCTGATGGAGCTCTTCTGCAGCCAGCACGGCCGTCCAATCTGCAGCCTCTGTCTCCAAAATGTCCACAAAGGCTGCTCCTTCACGTCTCCTGAGGAGCAGAGGACCCaaaaagag ACCGACCTGAGAGTCAAGTTAGGCTTGCTGGATGGGAAGATTAGGAAGAATGAAGCTGTTATTTGTCAAATGCAGGACATGCAGAACAAGTTGAAG GACTCAGCGACCAACAGGAAAAAAGCTGTGGCAGCTGAGTATCATCAGATGCGGGAAATGTTGCTTCGACAGGAGCGTGATGCTCTGAATGCAGTCGATCGAGAGATGGAGAGTGGTCAGACCAAACTCAGGGTTTTCATGAAGAAGCTAACTGAGAACGTTAATAACATGAGCAAAGCTAAAGAAGATATCCACAGTCTGCTGAGTCAGTCCCAAACGCTGGCCTTCCTACAG GCGTCAGTTAACCTGCCCCCAGCTGTAAACTTTGACCCTTATGCCCCTCGAATCAGCGTGGACTCCAAGACGGTCATAGCGACACACGCCTCTGCTGCTGCCCTAAAGGACTATCTGGCAGAGCTCTTTAAACAGCCTGTTGAGGCCAGACTGCAAATGATTAAACCAGGTGAATATGCAG GTCAAAGTTCAGCTTCTGCCTCAGGATTTACACCTTTGAACACTGGACCTTACCAGGAATCTGGTATGTTCATCTttcctgcacaaaaaaaaagtgacaaagattttagaaaatgtgacaaaagacagttaaagaataaaatgccctttcttttttatattcatatttcaGAGCTGAAAGTGCCTCAAGAGCAACAGAGACTTCCTAGGTCCCATAGTCCAGGTCCAGGTGCCCAACCCAAAGCAGGCCCAAAGAAGAAAGCTCCAA aacaaaccaaaaaaccTTCCCAATCCACTGAGGACGTTTTGGGAAATGAGAATCTAACCAGATTGAAGGAAAAACTGGACAAACTCAAAGgctgtcctcctgcag AAACTTCAGACCTTTCCCCGAACGTAACATCTGCTGAAAAAAGAAGTGAACTTCTGAAAT ATGGCACAGTACTCACTTTTGATCCAAAGACAGCTCACAAACGCATCATACTGACTGAGGACTTCACAAAGGCCTCTGTGTCAGATGAGCACGCAGACTACCCCGACTGCCCTGAACGCTTCGCCGTCTGCTCCCAGGTGCTCACCTCCAAGGGTTTCTCCAGAGGACGCCATTACTGGGAAGTCCGACTGAGCAGCAACAACTTTGTCGGCATAGGCTTGGCTTACAGCAGCATTGACCGCAAAGGTCCCTCCAGTCGACTGGGCCGCAACAACCAGTCCTGGTGTGTCGAGTGGTTTAATGTCAAGCTGTCAGCTTGGCATAACAGCAGTGAAACCGTTCTGGCCAATCCCAGTCCAAAGCGCGTAGGTGTGCTGTTGGACTGTGAGGCGGGCATGGCTACGTTCTATAACGTGGCAGACAGGGCGTATCCCTTCCACTCCTTTGTGTTCccctttgctgctgctgtgtatcCAGCTTTCTGGATTTTCTCAAGTGGCTCATCCATTTCTTTGTGCAAGCTGCAGGCATGA
- the trim25 gene encoding E3 ubiquitin/ISG15 ligase TRIM25 isoform X5, which translates to MAEIDETQFSLMSLEDELTCSICLSTFDCPVTIPCGHNFCQDCLLATWKDTYSCPQCRTHFATKPELKKNTVLSTVVQTFNLRSSKSEGNLFGEEKKAEEKDVIRCDTCMEAEASQTCLTCMASFCEEHLRPHRENPIFRVHQLSEPVGDLSERICPDHHKLMELFCSQHGRPICSLCLQNVHKGCSFTSPEEQRTQKETDLRVKLGLLDGKIRKNEAVICQMQDMQNKLKDSATNRKKAVAAEYHQMREMLLRQERDALNAVDREMESGQTKLRVFMKKLTENVNNMSKAKEDIHSLLSQSQTLAFLQASVNLPPAVNFDPYAPRISVDSKTVIATHASAAALKDYLAELFKQPVEARLQMIKPGQSSASASGFTPLNTGPYQESELKVPQEQQRLPRSHSPGPGAQPKAGPKKKAPKQTKKPSQSTEDVLGNENLTRLKEKLDKLKGCPPAGEPTHKPETSDLSPNVTSAEKRSELLKYGTVLTFDPKTAHKRIILTEDFTKASVSDEHADYPDCPERFAVCSQVLTSKGFSRGRHYWEVRLSSNNFVGIGLAYSSIDRKGPSSRLGRNNQSWCVEWFNVKLSAWHNSSETVLANPSPKRVGVLLDCEAGMATFYNVADRAYPFHSFVFPFAAAVYPAFWIFSSGSSISLCKLQA; encoded by the exons ATGGCCGAAATAGACGAGACTCAGTTTTCTCTGATGAGTCTGGAGGATGAACTGACCTGCAGCATCTGTCTCAGTACCTTTGACTGTCCGGTGACCATCCCCTGCGGCCACAACTTCTGCCAGGACTGTCTCCTCGCCACCTGGAAGGACACCTacagctgtcctcagtgtcGGACCCACTTCGCCACCAAACCGGAACTGAAGAAAAACACGGTCCTCAGCACCGTCGTGCAGACCTTCAACTTGAGGTCAAGCAAGAGCGAGGGCAACCTGTtcggagaggagaaaaaagccGAGGAAAAGGATGTTATCCGCTGTGATACATGTATGGAAGCAGAGGCGTCTCAGACCTGCCTCACCTGCATGGCCTCTTTCTGTGAGGAGCACCTGCGGCCTCACCGGGAAAACCCAATTTTCCGTGTCCACCAGCTGAGTGAGCCCGTCGGTGACCTGTCGGAGCGCATCTGCCCGGATCACCACAAGCTGATGGAGCTCTTCTGCAGCCAGCACGGCCGTCCAATCTGCAGCCTCTGTCTCCAAAATGTCCACAAAGGCTGCTCCTTCACGTCTCCTGAGGAGCAGAGGACCCaaaaagag ACCGACCTGAGAGTCAAGTTAGGCTTGCTGGATGGGAAGATTAGGAAGAATGAAGCTGTTATTTGTCAAATGCAGGACATGCAGAACAAGTTGAAG GACTCAGCGACCAACAGGAAAAAAGCTGTGGCAGCTGAGTATCATCAGATGCGGGAAATGTTGCTTCGACAGGAGCGTGATGCTCTGAATGCAGTCGATCGAGAGATGGAGAGTGGTCAGACCAAACTCAGGGTTTTCATGAAGAAGCTAACTGAGAACGTTAATAACATGAGCAAAGCTAAAGAAGATATCCACAGTCTGCTGAGTCAGTCCCAAACGCTGGCCTTCCTACAG GCGTCAGTTAACCTGCCCCCAGCTGTAAACTTTGACCCTTATGCCCCTCGAATCAGCGTGGACTCCAAGACGGTCATAGCGACACACGCCTCTGCTGCTGCCCTAAAGGACTATCTGGCAGAGCTCTTTAAACAGCCTGTTGAGGCCAGACTGCAAATGATTAAACCAG GTCAAAGTTCAGCTTCTGCCTCAGGATTTACACCTTTGAACACTGGACCTTACCAGGAATCTG AGCTGAAAGTGCCTCAAGAGCAACAGAGACTTCCTAGGTCCCATAGTCCAGGTCCAGGTGCCCAACCCAAAGCAGGCCCAAAGAAGAAAGCTCCAA aacaaaccaaaaaaccTTCCCAATCCACTGAGGACGTTTTGGGAAATGAGAATCTAACCAGATTGAAGGAAAAACTGGACAAACTCAAAGgctgtcctcctgcaggtgaACCCACTCACAAACCAG AAACTTCAGACCTTTCCCCGAACGTAACATCTGCTGAAAAAAGAAGTGAACTTCTGAAAT ATGGCACAGTACTCACTTTTGATCCAAAGACAGCTCACAAACGCATCATACTGACTGAGGACTTCACAAAGGCCTCTGTGTCAGATGAGCACGCAGACTACCCCGACTGCCCTGAACGCTTCGCCGTCTGCTCCCAGGTGCTCACCTCCAAGGGTTTCTCCAGAGGACGCCATTACTGGGAAGTCCGACTGAGCAGCAACAACTTTGTCGGCATAGGCTTGGCTTACAGCAGCATTGACCGCAAAGGTCCCTCCAGTCGACTGGGCCGCAACAACCAGTCCTGGTGTGTCGAGTGGTTTAATGTCAAGCTGTCAGCTTGGCATAACAGCAGTGAAACCGTTCTGGCCAATCCCAGTCCAAAGCGCGTAGGTGTGCTGTTGGACTGTGAGGCGGGCATGGCTACGTTCTATAACGTGGCAGACAGGGCGTATCCCTTCCACTCCTTTGTGTTCccctttgctgctgctgtgtatcCAGCTTTCTGGATTTTCTCAAGTGGCTCATCCATTTCTTTGTGCAAGCTGCAGGCATGA
- the trim25 gene encoding E3 ubiquitin/ISG15 ligase TRIM25 isoform X1 gives MAEIDETQFSLMSLEDELTCSICLSTFDCPVTIPCGHNFCQDCLLATWKDTYSCPQCRTHFATKPELKKNTVLSTVVQTFNLRSSKSEGNLFGEEKKAEEKDVIRCDTCMEAEASQTCLTCMASFCEEHLRPHRENPIFRVHQLSEPVGDLSERICPDHHKLMELFCSQHGRPICSLCLQNVHKGCSFTSPEEQRTQKETDLRVKLGLLDGKIRKNEAVICQMQDMQNKLKDSATNRKKAVAAEYHQMREMLLRQERDALNAVDREMESGQTKLRVFMKKLTENVNNMSKAKEDIHSLLSQSQTLAFLQASVNLPPAVNFDPYAPRISVDSKTVIATHASAAALKDYLAELFKQPVEARLQMIKPGEYAGQSSASASGFTPLNTGPYQESGMFIFPAQKKSDKDFRKCDKRQLKNKMPFLFYIHISELKVPQEQQRLPRSHSPGPGAQPKAGPKKKAPKQTKKPSQSTEDVLGNENLTRLKEKLDKLKGCPPAGEPTHKPETSDLSPNVTSAEKRSELLKYGTVLTFDPKTAHKRIILTEDFTKASVSDEHADYPDCPERFAVCSQVLTSKGFSRGRHYWEVRLSSNNFVGIGLAYSSIDRKGPSSRLGRNNQSWCVEWFNVKLSAWHNSSETVLANPSPKRVGVLLDCEAGMATFYNVADRAYPFHSFVFPFAAAVYPAFWIFSSGSSISLCKLQA, from the exons ATGGCCGAAATAGACGAGACTCAGTTTTCTCTGATGAGTCTGGAGGATGAACTGACCTGCAGCATCTGTCTCAGTACCTTTGACTGTCCGGTGACCATCCCCTGCGGCCACAACTTCTGCCAGGACTGTCTCCTCGCCACCTGGAAGGACACCTacagctgtcctcagtgtcGGACCCACTTCGCCACCAAACCGGAACTGAAGAAAAACACGGTCCTCAGCACCGTCGTGCAGACCTTCAACTTGAGGTCAAGCAAGAGCGAGGGCAACCTGTtcggagaggagaaaaaagccGAGGAAAAGGATGTTATCCGCTGTGATACATGTATGGAAGCAGAGGCGTCTCAGACCTGCCTCACCTGCATGGCCTCTTTCTGTGAGGAGCACCTGCGGCCTCACCGGGAAAACCCAATTTTCCGTGTCCACCAGCTGAGTGAGCCCGTCGGTGACCTGTCGGAGCGCATCTGCCCGGATCACCACAAGCTGATGGAGCTCTTCTGCAGCCAGCACGGCCGTCCAATCTGCAGCCTCTGTCTCCAAAATGTCCACAAAGGCTGCTCCTTCACGTCTCCTGAGGAGCAGAGGACCCaaaaagag ACCGACCTGAGAGTCAAGTTAGGCTTGCTGGATGGGAAGATTAGGAAGAATGAAGCTGTTATTTGTCAAATGCAGGACATGCAGAACAAGTTGAAG GACTCAGCGACCAACAGGAAAAAAGCTGTGGCAGCTGAGTATCATCAGATGCGGGAAATGTTGCTTCGACAGGAGCGTGATGCTCTGAATGCAGTCGATCGAGAGATGGAGAGTGGTCAGACCAAACTCAGGGTTTTCATGAAGAAGCTAACTGAGAACGTTAATAACATGAGCAAAGCTAAAGAAGATATCCACAGTCTGCTGAGTCAGTCCCAAACGCTGGCCTTCCTACAG GCGTCAGTTAACCTGCCCCCAGCTGTAAACTTTGACCCTTATGCCCCTCGAATCAGCGTGGACTCCAAGACGGTCATAGCGACACACGCCTCTGCTGCTGCCCTAAAGGACTATCTGGCAGAGCTCTTTAAACAGCCTGTTGAGGCCAGACTGCAAATGATTAAACCAGGTGAATATGCAG GTCAAAGTTCAGCTTCTGCCTCAGGATTTACACCTTTGAACACTGGACCTTACCAGGAATCTGGTATGTTCATCTttcctgcacaaaaaaaaagtgacaaagattttagaaaatgtgacaaaagacagttaaagaataaaatgccctttcttttttatattcatatttcaGAGCTGAAAGTGCCTCAAGAGCAACAGAGACTTCCTAGGTCCCATAGTCCAGGTCCAGGTGCCCAACCCAAAGCAGGCCCAAAGAAGAAAGCTCCAA aacaaaccaaaaaaccTTCCCAATCCACTGAGGACGTTTTGGGAAATGAGAATCTAACCAGATTGAAGGAAAAACTGGACAAACTCAAAGgctgtcctcctgcaggtgaACCCACTCACAAACCAG AAACTTCAGACCTTTCCCCGAACGTAACATCTGCTGAAAAAAGAAGTGAACTTCTGAAAT ATGGCACAGTACTCACTTTTGATCCAAAGACAGCTCACAAACGCATCATACTGACTGAGGACTTCACAAAGGCCTCTGTGTCAGATGAGCACGCAGACTACCCCGACTGCCCTGAACGCTTCGCCGTCTGCTCCCAGGTGCTCACCTCCAAGGGTTTCTCCAGAGGACGCCATTACTGGGAAGTCCGACTGAGCAGCAACAACTTTGTCGGCATAGGCTTGGCTTACAGCAGCATTGACCGCAAAGGTCCCTCCAGTCGACTGGGCCGCAACAACCAGTCCTGGTGTGTCGAGTGGTTTAATGTCAAGCTGTCAGCTTGGCATAACAGCAGTGAAACCGTTCTGGCCAATCCCAGTCCAAAGCGCGTAGGTGTGCTGTTGGACTGTGAGGCGGGCATGGCTACGTTCTATAACGTGGCAGACAGGGCGTATCCCTTCCACTCCTTTGTGTTCccctttgctgctgctgtgtatcCAGCTTTCTGGATTTTCTCAAGTGGCTCATCCATTTCTTTGTGCAAGCTGCAGGCATGA
- the trim25 gene encoding E3 ubiquitin/ISG15 ligase TRIM25 isoform X6: MAEIDETQFSLMSLEDELTCSICLSTFDCPVTIPCGHNFCQDCLLATWKDTYSCPQCRTHFATKPELKKNTVLSTVVQTFNLRSSKSEGNLFGEEKKAEEKDVIRCDTCMEAEASQTCLTCMASFCEEHLRPHRENPIFRVHQLSEPVGDLSERICPDHHKLMELFCSQHGRPICSLCLQNVHKGCSFTSPEEQRTQKETDLRVKLGLLDGKIRKNEAVICQMQDMQNKLKDSATNRKKAVAAEYHQMREMLLRQERDALNAVDREMESGQTKLRVFMKKLTENVNNMSKAKEDIHSLLSQSQTLAFLQASVNLPPAVNFDPYAPRISVDSKTVIATHASAAALKDYLAELFKQPVEARLQMIKPGEYAELKVPQEQQRLPRSHSPGPGAQPKAGPKKKAPKQTKKPSQSTEDVLGNENLTRLKEKLDKLKGCPPAGEPTHKPETSDLSPNVTSAEKRSELLKYGTVLTFDPKTAHKRIILTEDFTKASVSDEHADYPDCPERFAVCSQVLTSKGFSRGRHYWEVRLSSNNFVGIGLAYSSIDRKGPSSRLGRNNQSWCVEWFNVKLSAWHNSSETVLANPSPKRVGVLLDCEAGMATFYNVADRAYPFHSFVFPFAAAVYPAFWIFSSGSSISLCKLQA; the protein is encoded by the exons ATGGCCGAAATAGACGAGACTCAGTTTTCTCTGATGAGTCTGGAGGATGAACTGACCTGCAGCATCTGTCTCAGTACCTTTGACTGTCCGGTGACCATCCCCTGCGGCCACAACTTCTGCCAGGACTGTCTCCTCGCCACCTGGAAGGACACCTacagctgtcctcagtgtcGGACCCACTTCGCCACCAAACCGGAACTGAAGAAAAACACGGTCCTCAGCACCGTCGTGCAGACCTTCAACTTGAGGTCAAGCAAGAGCGAGGGCAACCTGTtcggagaggagaaaaaagccGAGGAAAAGGATGTTATCCGCTGTGATACATGTATGGAAGCAGAGGCGTCTCAGACCTGCCTCACCTGCATGGCCTCTTTCTGTGAGGAGCACCTGCGGCCTCACCGGGAAAACCCAATTTTCCGTGTCCACCAGCTGAGTGAGCCCGTCGGTGACCTGTCGGAGCGCATCTGCCCGGATCACCACAAGCTGATGGAGCTCTTCTGCAGCCAGCACGGCCGTCCAATCTGCAGCCTCTGTCTCCAAAATGTCCACAAAGGCTGCTCCTTCACGTCTCCTGAGGAGCAGAGGACCCaaaaagag ACCGACCTGAGAGTCAAGTTAGGCTTGCTGGATGGGAAGATTAGGAAGAATGAAGCTGTTATTTGTCAAATGCAGGACATGCAGAACAAGTTGAAG GACTCAGCGACCAACAGGAAAAAAGCTGTGGCAGCTGAGTATCATCAGATGCGGGAAATGTTGCTTCGACAGGAGCGTGATGCTCTGAATGCAGTCGATCGAGAGATGGAGAGTGGTCAGACCAAACTCAGGGTTTTCATGAAGAAGCTAACTGAGAACGTTAATAACATGAGCAAAGCTAAAGAAGATATCCACAGTCTGCTGAGTCAGTCCCAAACGCTGGCCTTCCTACAG GCGTCAGTTAACCTGCCCCCAGCTGTAAACTTTGACCCTTATGCCCCTCGAATCAGCGTGGACTCCAAGACGGTCATAGCGACACACGCCTCTGCTGCTGCCCTAAAGGACTATCTGGCAGAGCTCTTTAAACAGCCTGTTGAGGCCAGACTGCAAATGATTAAACCAGGTGAATATGCAG AGCTGAAAGTGCCTCAAGAGCAACAGAGACTTCCTAGGTCCCATAGTCCAGGTCCAGGTGCCCAACCCAAAGCAGGCCCAAAGAAGAAAGCTCCAA aacaaaccaaaaaaccTTCCCAATCCACTGAGGACGTTTTGGGAAATGAGAATCTAACCAGATTGAAGGAAAAACTGGACAAACTCAAAGgctgtcctcctgcaggtgaACCCACTCACAAACCAG AAACTTCAGACCTTTCCCCGAACGTAACATCTGCTGAAAAAAGAAGTGAACTTCTGAAAT ATGGCACAGTACTCACTTTTGATCCAAAGACAGCTCACAAACGCATCATACTGACTGAGGACTTCACAAAGGCCTCTGTGTCAGATGAGCACGCAGACTACCCCGACTGCCCTGAACGCTTCGCCGTCTGCTCCCAGGTGCTCACCTCCAAGGGTTTCTCCAGAGGACGCCATTACTGGGAAGTCCGACTGAGCAGCAACAACTTTGTCGGCATAGGCTTGGCTTACAGCAGCATTGACCGCAAAGGTCCCTCCAGTCGACTGGGCCGCAACAACCAGTCCTGGTGTGTCGAGTGGTTTAATGTCAAGCTGTCAGCTTGGCATAACAGCAGTGAAACCGTTCTGGCCAATCCCAGTCCAAAGCGCGTAGGTGTGCTGTTGGACTGTGAGGCGGGCATGGCTACGTTCTATAACGTGGCAGACAGGGCGTATCCCTTCCACTCCTTTGTGTTCccctttgctgctgctgtgtatcCAGCTTTCTGGATTTTCTCAAGTGGCTCATCCATTTCTTTGTGCAAGCTGCAGGCATGA